A window from Chryseobacterium vaccae encodes these proteins:
- a CDS encoding endonuclease/exonuclease/phosphatase family protein, translating to MKRFMSFMAIVFSIMAFAQQGKLRKVAAVGFLNVENLWDTIRSADYIDGTKDIRNPAFHRSIPLDSIKFLEAEKHDGPWSDDALKGKKAVRYQSGSEEFTPSSAKNYNTKIYKAKLANEAKVISEMGAQYTKTAPAVVGLIEVENRQVIEDLIKQPALAKYDYGIVHYNSYDYRGIDVALIYQKRRFTVSNSLKKELKIFDEKGKREYTRDILVVTGFLDNEKVAFFMNHWPSRRGGEAVSLPKRNAAAALLKQQMDSVRAADPSTKLFAMGDFNDDPVSASLKNHLKAVASPKDLSETTPYLNLMYPLYKKGIASLAYQDAPNLFDQIIVSKNVIADQVTKEYSVYKAEIFAPAYLVNKEGNYKGYPFRSWNGDQFTGGYSDHFPAFVVLQKEP from the coding sequence ATGAAGAGATTTATGAGTTTTATGGCCATCGTTTTTTCAATAATGGCTTTTGCACAACAGGGGAAACTTAGGAAAGTGGCTGCTGTTGGCTTTTTGAATGTAGAAAACCTTTGGGATACTATACGTTCAGCAGATTATATTGATGGTACTAAAGACATCCGCAATCCTGCTTTTCACAGAAGCATCCCACTTGACTCTATCAAGTTTTTAGAAGCTGAAAAACATGACGGGCCGTGGAGCGATGATGCTTTAAAGGGTAAAAAAGCCGTACGATACCAAAGCGGTTCAGAAGAGTTTACTCCAAGCAGTGCTAAGAACTACAACACTAAAATCTATAAGGCAAAACTAGCCAACGAAGCTAAAGTAATTTCTGAAATGGGTGCCCAATATACCAAAACAGCTCCTGCTGTGGTAGGACTTATTGAGGTAGAAAACAGACAGGTAATTGAAGATCTTATCAAGCAGCCTGCCCTGGCAAAATATGATTACGGAATTGTTCATTACAATTCTTATGACTACAGAGGCATTGATGTTGCCCTGATTTATCAGAAAAGAAGATTTACAGTAAGCAACTCTTTAAAGAAAGAATTAAAGATCTTTGATGAGAAGGGAAAAAGAGAATATACCAGAGATATTCTGGTGGTAACCGGATTCCTTGATAATGAAAAAGTAGCTTTCTTCATGAACCACTGGCCTTCCAGAAGAGGAGGTGAAGCAGTTTCACTTCCGAAAAGAAATGCCGCTGCCGCTTTACTTAAGCAGCAGATGGACAGCGTAAGAGCAGCAGATCCTTCTACTAAACTCTTCGCAATGGGTGACTTCAATGATGATCCTGTAAGTGCGAGTTTAAAAAACCACTTAAAAGCAGTGGCCAGCCCTAAAGATCTAAGCGAAACGACACCGTATCTTAACTTAATGTATCCTCTATACAAAAAAGGGATTGCTTCTTTAGCATATCAGGATGCTCCGAACCTGTTTGACCAGATCATCGTTTCTAAAAATGTGATTGCTGATCAGGTAACGAAAGAATATTCTGTTTACAAAGCAGAAATCTTTGCTCCTGCTTATTTGGTGAACAAAGAAGGTAATTATAAAGGCTATCCTTTCAGGTCCTGGAACGGTGATCAGTTCACCGGCGGATACAGCGACCACTTCCCGGCTTTTGTTGTTCTGCAGAAAGAACCATAA